The genomic stretch cacacgtacattttccagataagactcttttctctcacacgggtactttgagtattttgcaggaattttgtacaagttttTACACACAcattctgataacaactatcctatttatatacaaacaaaataactgtcactaacgaataaatcctaaaactatgacacttggctctctgcatgacttcctttcgccaggtgcttccacgcgtcttctgccaaacgtcataactcttttgaatttgaatttccgCTTTACGTCGAAACGACGCGTCTCCTCAGacttgtcgaattgtcgaaatacCATAACATCATCCATACTTGTCAAAGACGTCTTTTTATCTGCAGACATCTTCTcttgtcgaattgtcgaaatatCATACCACCAATATGTCGAAGTGCCGAACAAGCATCTCCATTTGTCAAAAACACTATTTTGCTTATTAATTTCATGGCGTCAAAAATACATGTATACAAATTTCCCCCCAGCAAAGATGTTTCGACTACTCTGGAGAAACAATCATTTGGTGTCAACCAATATTTCGATGCCATGTCATTGTACGCAgttgattttggcgaacaacctctggttttccaaaacttgtcgaattgggttacttgcaggatcaaccacacaaatcctaggacatgtaCAAATTTTAATAACTTTGTAAATCTCTAGAACAACTTTTGTACCTTTCATATGGCTCACTAAGTCTTTTATGTCAAAAGATATTGATTACAAACGTTTAAATAAAAGTAAACTTAACAAGATTAAGATAAATGGAAGAATATAACTGGCGAAGCATAAAGTGTCGAAAAGAaaatgcagaaaaataaatgACTGGTGAATATAAAGGaaaattggtaaagaactttgaattttataaaataaaacattgaaagaattggtgtttgtttacacgtacatgttccaaatatgtctcttttctctcacacgggtactttgagtatttgcaggaattttgtacaagttttcacacactttttctgataacaactatcctatttatatacaaacaaaataactgttactaacgaacaaatcctaaaactgtgacacttGGCTTTCTTCCTctcgccagatgcttccacgcgtcttctgccaaacgtcatAACTCTTTTGAATTTAAAATTTCACTTTATGTCGAAATGACGTCTCTCTCCAGACTTTGTCAAATTGTCGAAATACCATAATATCATCCATGCCTGTCAAAGACGTCTCTTCGTCTGCAAACatcttgtcgaaatgtcgaactATCAATATGTCGAAGTGTTAAAAACACTTAACAACTAAACTGTTAATTCTGTGGCGTCATTTGTCGAAGGAACCCTTTTGCATACTAATCTCATGGCATCAAAAACgcatgtatacaaattgccccccagcaaagatgtttcgactgttttggagaaacagtcatttgttgtcaaccagtgttttaatgccatgtcatttaatttcattattctcaagtttttgtaatctcaatttccaatacagattcatcattacactttctctaagatgtcacgtctagcccacaTTCAGACTCTACCTCCATCATTTCCTAACATCATGGCctcttttcaacttccacctcttcAACATCACCATAAAAATCGGCCACGTGTCCACGATCATCATTAACATTTCAAAGCATTTTTATCATCTTCCTtctataaatacccataaaccaTTTTCTCTGAACTCTTTTAACGCTTCAGAACTCCTTTCTTCATACCAATTTCTTAAACTTTCAACTTTCCTGAGAAAAATTCCTTTATTCTTCCCAATAATGGCTCCTCACAAACCTTCCAGCAGCAAACATTCCAAGAAGAATCAGGATTCAGCCCTTTATCCTGCGCATGATTTGAAGGGACCCATGACTATTGGAAACCAACAATATGTTCCTGAACCTCCAAATGAGAGAGAAAAAGAATGTATCTACAAATCCCAGGTACTAATTCCTGTTCTTGTTTCTGGAAACTGTCACGCTATGTTAGGTCCACTTCCGAATTCAGAGATTAAACCAAATCATTTAAAAGAATTTTTTCCAACTTATTTCCATACTAAACCCATAGGTGCTGGAGTGAAACCCCAACCTAAAGAGAAAATGGTAGAACAAAAAGACCCACCGAGTTCGACTGATGACGGAGAGTTGAACTTAACTTATTTGAATTACACCAGGATATTTAGAACTTGTCCATGGTCGAAAGACCCTTCAGACTACTTATCTTGGCTAGATAAAGTTGAAAAGATTAAAGGGAATTTCTGGAAAGAAGTAGGTATTTTCGACCTTATTCAGTTGTCGAGAGCAGGACCCAACATTTGTCCTAATATGCTTTTGGCTTCCCTCTACTTCTGGGACAGTACCTACAACACctttcaccttccttgtgggatggttacgcccACTCTCTTCGGCGCAGCAGCCATCGTTGGCCTTCACCCCAATGGGATAGATTTCGACCCCACTATCCTAAACGGAGATACCATCGCTTTCGACACTAGCTTCGCCCCATACTCTTTATATACGTTTTATTATCATGACAAGAGTACCACGGAAGTCTCGGATGTCGAGCACATAGCCTTTTTGACTCTGTGGCTATCCAAATATGTATTTTGCTCTCGTTCCCTCCAAGTATCCAAGAGATTCATCACCATGGCCAATCAGCTTCACGCAGGCACCAAACTATGTTTGAGTGAAATGGTTTTGGCGAATCTTTACGAATCTTTGAGTGAGAGCGCACATCTTTTGAAAACCATCAAAACCCAAGGTAAAATCAATTTGTCAGGGCCTTTCTGGCTTTTACAATTATGACTTAATGCCACCTTTGAAGCTTCTCTTCCAGTAGAACCAGAAGTGAACGAAGAAGAAGTGAAAGGTAGGACTATCGAATGGCCTAGGTTGGTGCAActaacgccaactgatgaaggaattagccttcgacaagctttcaaAAGTTATGTCATGATGTTTGCCAAAAGGTACCATTTTACTCcgaccatggcaccttttgctgaCAGAAAAATTGGACCTGAATGGTTCACCCAACAACTTCCTTTGGAAATGCAGAAGGATGAAAACGTATTTTTGAATGTCTGGGAATCATTTTTAACCCCCAGGCTCCTTTTTTCCCATCGTAACGCAACCAAGAACCAAATAACTTTGATAGTCTATCAACCCAATTTCGTTGCTAGACAGTTTGGCTTGATCCAAATAAAACCTCGACCCATCTTCCCAAAGAAAAGATCCATCATTTTTTACAACTCCCTTCATACTGAAGATGAAAGCAAAGAACTGCCGAAGAAGCTGACTGATGACTTTCTTGACATTCGACCAGTGATCTTTCGACCATCTTTTCTATGTACTCCTGAGTTTGATGAGtggtggaaggattattattcTACCAGATTTTTTGACGTAGCAGCTTTCACTACACATTTAACAAATGCTTTTtcttttgtgcaggatcggaccaaaaaaggtattcaaagacacattagagaaatacaaaaatttcaaaaatatttcgaaactgcgtatagacctgatgatcttagtcgaaccatacacgaagcagcagcagaattaaaacgtaaattgacggagaagtttgaaaaattgtcattgccttcaaatgttcgaccagaggcgcgctatgacctggATTTCAGTTGTCATCCACCAAAATTTCCTCCTCTTCCAACTGCTGAATTTGGCGTGGCATTtagccctccatttccagattggttcgtttgtggggattttatgaaaattcttcgtcaacagtacaaaaaacctgctgagcgtgtggttccgactaagtatcatctggacgaataccaaggacaccttcatattggaatagaacacgttcgcgtggaagatcccattcttgaaggtgttcacatAAAACATGATTTTTCCTTTGTTATTGTAACTGTATTATCATGTATTTCTTATATTCGTTTCTGAATCCCCTTTCTTTCATTAGCCGTAAGGATTCCTACAAAGAAAACTTTTGTCGAAGCGTCACCAAGTGCTGCTAAGAAATATTCGACAAAGGTACAAAACTCATTCTTCTCATTTATTCTTTTTCCTTTTAAGAAACTAACTGGCTTTGGTCTGCATGACTAGGTAAGTTGAAAACCCCCATCAATCCAAAAAAGAAAGAGTGAAGAAGAGAAAGAAGAGGATAAAGTTCCTGATGAAGAATCTGGTGATGAATCTCCAGAGCTAATCCCCCCTCCTCCTCAGAAGAAGAAAATCCAgaaggtctcttcccaaagatccATTGTTAAATCAGCTAGAAAGGATTCTGCAAGTACTCCCACTGCTAACCTTCGGTCGAAGAATGTGGAGAGTGGGAAATCTAGTTTTAACACTGAGATTCCTGAGGTAAATCTTTATTTCGACTGTATATATTCATCTTCTTTGCCTTTCTTTCTTCTAACTTAGAATTGTTTTCAGAAACAATTGGCTATCGAAAGAACACCTGAGAAAACTCTGGAGGAAACAGTCCAAGAAGAGGATATCCCCACAAGTGATCATGACAGGTAGACTGTAGCAGAATTCGACGCTACAAtgggtgaagcttctgaagatgaatctcctcctcatccaggattagATGCTGCAACTCAGGGTGACGATACTGACATGGAAGTTGGGGTCGAAGATGATCATGAAGACAAAACTGCCAAAGATGGGGGTGACCAGTCGAAACAAACAAAGGCTGAGCAAACTTTAGGGCGAAACATTCCACCCGCTTTTGACCAGACCCAAGGAagtggcaaatcaactggttcgactGGTTTCTCTCGCGAGGAGCTTAAAAGTCTCAAAGTGCAGAAACCCTTAGAGTATCTGAAGGCTATGCTTAGCGCTCGTTTAAATTTTCAAGATTCTTCGCAGAGCAATTCGACTACTTCTGGGGCcacttctgaagcaccatcacttggcaaCATCTTGACCA from Lathyrus oleraceus cultivar Zhongwan6 chromosome 7, CAAS_Psat_ZW6_1.0, whole genome shotgun sequence encodes the following:
- the LOC127104222 gene encoding uncharacterized protein LOC127104222, with product MAPHKPSSSKHSKKNQDSALYPAHDLKGPMTIGNQQYVPEPPNEREKECIYKSQVLIPVLVSGNCHAMLGPLPNSEIKPNHLKEFFPTYFHTKPIGAGVKPQPKEKMVEQKDPPSSTDDGELNLTYLNYTRIFRTCPWSKDPSDYLSWLDKVEKIKGNFWKEVGIFDLIQLSRAGPNICPNMLLASLYFWDSTYNTFHLPCGMVTPTLFGAAAIVGLHPNGIDFDPTILNGDTIAFDTSFAPYSLYTFYYHDKSTTEVSDVEHIAFLTLWLSKYVFCSRSLQVSKRFITMANQLHAGTKLCLSEMVLANLYESLSESAHLLKTIKTQAVRIPTKKTFVEASPSAAKKYSTKSEEEKEEDKVPDEESGDESPELIPPPPQKKKIQKVSSQRSIVKSARKDSASTPTANLRSKNVESGKSSFNTEIPEKQLAIERTPEKTLEETVQEEDIPTSDHDR